Proteins from a single region of Campylobacter concisus:
- a CDS encoding CHAD domain-containing protein, whose amino-acid sequence MSLEIERKFLLKNSQILDFLKEAGVVFKHLEISQFYTKITRNEEIRFRSEEDKFVKTVKIGKDLIREENEEFCEKVEFKKALKNRIGSVILKDRYIFKLNNNPCNIDIFKNELNGLYTFEIEFSDENEAVFFKLPPFLENFCLSDVTCDKRYKNKFLAIHANENEQIDYKRAYKVIKEKEFLPNFAANLKSGEALRVLFVSIFKVIKRLKSQYLIDKDEEVLHELRVNLRKVRSILKIFSGVFDEKVTLFFGENFKMLANSTNKKRDLDVFLSFLNEQKHANEPIYFVKKALDLEYENVKSYLSDEENYAFLKEWEIFLNEGEFYKSKLFDVSLSRLGSFKLRMLLVFAQKRLKSLNQDCPNESFHDLRIELKKMRYTYEFLCEIFYFEGLKKYEEKLKQMQEIFGSLQDYDVWLGILKRLPETPDKERLESKIYKQIYKSREEILKKRLKFIKATRKISRNLKIYYI is encoded by the coding sequence GTGAGTTTGGAGATAGAGCGTAAATTTTTACTCAAAAATTCTCAAATTCTAGATTTTTTAAAAGAAGCTGGAGTAGTCTTTAAGCATCTTGAAATTTCTCAATTTTATACCAAGATAACGCGAAATGAAGAGATCCGCTTTCGAAGCGAAGAGGATAAATTTGTAAAAACTGTAAAGATTGGCAAAGATCTAATCAGAGAAGAAAATGAAGAATTTTGCGAAAAGGTGGAGTTTAAAAAGGCTCTTAAAAACCGCATCGGTAGCGTCATCTTAAAAGATAGATATATTTTTAAACTAAATAACAATCCTTGCAATATCGATATTTTTAAAAATGAACTAAACGGGCTTTATACATTTGAAATCGAATTTAGCGATGAAAATGAGGCCGTCTTTTTCAAGCTACCACCGTTTTTAGAAAATTTTTGCCTAAGTGACGTAACTTGTGACAAAAGATATAAAAACAAATTTCTTGCCATCCATGCTAATGAAAATGAACAAATTGACTACAAAAGAGCCTATAAGGTCATAAAAGAAAAAGAATTTTTGCCAAATTTTGCTGCAAATCTAAAAAGTGGTGAGGCGCTAAGAGTCCTTTTTGTTAGTATTTTTAAAGTAATAAAAAGGCTAAAAAGCCAGTATTTGATAGATAAAGATGAAGAGGTCTTGCATGAGCTTCGCGTAAATTTAAGAAAGGTTAGATCGATCCTTAAAATTTTTAGTGGCGTTTTTGATGAGAAAGTGACACTTTTTTTTGGCGAGAATTTTAAAATGCTTGCAAACTCGACAAACAAAAAGCGAGATTTGGATGTATTTTTGAGCTTTTTAAACGAGCAAAAACATGCAAATGAGCCTATATATTTTGTAAAAAAGGCTCTAGATTTAGAGTATGAAAATGTAAAAAGCTATCTTAGCGATGAAGAAAATTACGCATTTTTAAAAGAGTGGGAGATATTTTTAAACGAAGGTGAATTTTATAAATCAAAACTCTTTGATGTAAGCCTTTCGCGCCTTGGTTCGTTTAAGCTTAGAATGCTTTTGGTTTTTGCTCAAAAAAGGCTAAAAAGCCTTAATCAAGACTGCCCAAATGAGAGCTTTCATGATCTTAGGATAGAGCTTAAAAAGATGAGATATACGTATGAGTTTTTATGTGAAATTTTTTATTTTGAAGGGCTTAAAAAGTATGAAGAGAAGCTAAAACAGATGCAAGAAATTTTTGGTAGTCTTCAAGACTATGACGTCTGGCTCGGTATCCTTAAAAGACTTCCAGAAACGCCAGATAAAGAGAGGCTCGAGAGTAAAATTTACAAGCAAATTTATAAAAGTAGAGAAGAGATACTAAAAAAGCGTCTTAAATTTATAAAAGCAACTCGCAAAATTTCAAGAAATTTAAAAATTTACTACATATAA
- a CDS encoding sulfite exporter TauE/SafE family protein: MLFVELFIIGIGVGYIAGFFGIGGGTVVVPIMVAFGYDIKTAIGISVMQMIFSATFGSYLNYKAGLLKLNRGVFLGLGGLVGASFSGIIVSHAPALLLESMLLATFIFSLIKLYFSPNSDGSNANNSVFLLFLVGVFVGVFAISIGIGGGVFIAPILVGFLHYELKKAVSMGVFFVMFAAIAGFISLSLNGHISYAEGAFLGLGSLIGAYFGTKKTQNTDKKTLKKWFLVFYIAMICLILKDMFFE; encoded by the coding sequence ATGCTTTTTGTTGAACTTTTTATAATTGGTATCGGTGTTGGATACATCGCTGGCTTTTTTGGCATCGGTGGCGGCACGGTCGTCGTTCCTATCATGGTCGCCTTTGGATATGACATAAAAACCGCTATTGGCATAAGCGTCATGCAAATGATCTTTAGTGCAACTTTTGGCTCGTATCTAAACTACAAAGCTGGGCTTTTAAAGCTAAACCGTGGCGTATTTTTGGGGCTTGGCGGTCTTGTGGGGGCAAGCTTTAGCGGTATCATCGTCTCTCACGCACCAGCACTCTTACTTGAGTCTATGCTTCTAGCGACCTTTATCTTTTCACTTATAAAGCTATACTTTTCGCCAAACAGCGACGGCTCAAATGCCAATAACTCGGTCTTTTTGCTATTTTTAGTTGGTGTTTTTGTTGGTGTTTTTGCCATTAGCATTGGCATCGGCGGAGGCGTCTTTATAGCGCCTATCTTGGTAGGCTTTTTACATTACGAACTGAAAAAAGCGGTCTCAATGGGCGTATTTTTCGTTATGTTTGCAGCCATCGCTGGCTTCATCTCACTCTCACTAAATGGTCATATCTCATATGCTGAGGGCGCATTTTTAGGTCTTGGCTCGCTAATAGGCGCATACTTTGGCACCAAAAAAACGCAAAATACCGACAAAAAAACACTTAAAAAATGGTTTTTGGTCTTTTACATAGCGATGATATGTTTGATATTAAAAGATATGTTTTTTGAGTAA
- the ubiE gene encoding bifunctional demethylmenaquinone methyltransferase/2-methoxy-6-polyprenyl-1,4-benzoquinol methylase UbiE: MQKQEKIVDMFNQIAPTYDVANRVLSLGVDVSWRKFACRYMLEIFKERSINIVDVACGTGDMMGLWNEISKEFGVQIKSLTGIDPSSGMLKEARAKFPNFKFIEAYADNTTLASGEVQILSISYGIRNVVERKAALREFNRVLADGGYVVVLEFTKRQKKGFITALRDFYLSKILPSIGGFISKNKEAYEYLPSSIENFLDAKSFCDELVDAGFEIELCKGFSMDISTLFIAKKVREINA; encoded by the coding sequence ATGCAAAAACAAGAAAAAATCGTTGATATGTTTAACCAGATCGCTCCGACTTATGACGTCGCAAACAGAGTGCTAAGCCTTGGTGTGGATGTGAGTTGGAGGAAATTTGCCTGCAGATATATGCTAGAAATTTTTAAAGAAAGAAGCATAAATATCGTGGATGTGGCTTGCGGCACTGGCGATATGATGGGGCTTTGGAATGAAATTTCAAAAGAATTTGGCGTGCAGATAAAAAGCCTTACTGGCATCGATCCCTCAAGTGGTATGCTAAAGGAGGCTAGGGCGAAATTTCCAAATTTTAAATTTATAGAGGCCTACGCTGATAATACAACGCTTGCAAGCGGTGAGGTTCAAATTTTAAGCATAAGCTACGGCATAAGAAACGTGGTCGAGCGAAAGGCTGCGCTTAGGGAGTTTAACAGGGTTTTGGCTGATGGCGGCTACGTAGTCGTGCTTGAATTTACCAAACGCCAGAAAAAGGGCTTTATAACTGCGCTAAGAGATTTTTACCTAAGTAAAATTTTGCCAAGTATCGGGGGTTTTATCTCAAAAAATAAAGAGGCGTACGAGTATCTGCCAAGCTCGATCGAAAATTTCCTCGATGCAAAGAGTTTTTGCGATGAGCTAGTTGATGCTGGCTTTGAGATAGAGCTTTGCAAGGGCTTTAGCATGGATATCTCGACACTATTTATCGCTAAAAAGGTAAGAGAAATCAATGCTTAG
- a CDS encoding anthranilate synthase component I family protein, which translates to MLLEQPLFYYEVIREKFKNSYLAEDKTQTIIGIDCEYIDEKDMDFYGLRSYFDTNRNKSLAPFAGLFGVFAYDGVRYFEYIGEEKAKKYEFPKFIYADAKAYLHFDKMSKIYTFYGDKKKYYDFLLDAKVENKSKEQSKFSIKTDLGKEKKHFEDMVELAKEYIRSGDVFQVVLGELLEISTNMSSLEFYKKLSLTNPSPYMFHFPTPYGDVVGSSPELVFEMKSEQIFVAPIAGTRPRGSDANADAVLENELLSDEKELAEHKMLIDLARNDIGRVSEPKSVAVRNAMHIQKYEKVIHIVSDVYGKCAKGLDLFDVLASIFPAGTLSGAPKIRAMQIINELEISARNIYGGGIGFLHFNGDAQVAILIRSAIFVSGENGFSNVFVEAGAGIVYDSKSEREYAEICHKRASVLNVFKNNAKEF; encoded by the coding sequence ATGCTCTTAGAACAACCACTGTTTTATTATGAAGTGATTAGAGAAAAATTTAAAAATAGCTATTTGGCTGAGGATAAGACGCAAACGATTATAGGCATTGATTGCGAATACATCGATGAAAAGGATATGGATTTTTATGGACTTAGAAGTTATTTTGATACAAATCGTAATAAATCTTTAGCTCCATTTGCAGGTCTATTTGGTGTTTTTGCTTATGATGGTGTGAGATATTTTGAATATATCGGAGAAGAGAAAGCTAAAAAGTACGAATTTCCAAAATTTATCTATGCCGATGCAAAAGCCTATCTGCACTTTGACAAGATGAGTAAGATTTATACATTTTATGGAGATAAGAAAAAATATTATGACTTTTTACTTGATGCGAAAGTTGAAAACAAAAGCAAAGAGCAGAGTAAATTTAGTATAAAAACTGATCTTGGTAAAGAAAAGAAACACTTTGAGGATATGGTTGAGTTAGCAAAAGAGTATATAAGAAGTGGCGATGTCTTTCAGGTGGTGCTTGGTGAATTGCTTGAAATTTCAACAAATATGAGCAGTTTGGAATTTTATAAAAAGCTCTCACTTACAAATCCAAGCCCATATATGTTTCATTTTCCTACACCTTATGGTGATGTGGTTGGCTCTTCGCCAGAGCTTGTTTTTGAGATGAAAAGCGAGCAAATTTTTGTAGCTCCGATCGCAGGCACAAGGCCTAGAGGAAGCGATGCAAATGCAGATGCGGTACTTGAAAATGAGCTTTTAAGTGACGAAAAGGAGCTGGCTGAACATAAAATGCTAATTGATCTTGCCAGAAATGACATCGGCAGGGTTTCAGAACCAAAAAGTGTAGCTGTAAGAAATGCGATGCATATCCAAAAGTATGAAAAAGTAATTCATATCGTAAGCGATGTCTATGGCAAGTGCGCCAAAGGGCTTGATCTTTTTGACGTCTTAGCTAGTATCTTTCCGGCTGGCACACTAAGTGGAGCCCCAAAAATAAGAGCTATGCAGATAATCAATGAGCTTGAAATTTCTGCGCGAAATATCTATGGCGGTGGCATTGGATTTTTACATTTTAATGGCGATGCTCAGGTTGCTATTCTTATTCGATCAGCCATCTTTGTGTCAGGTGAAAATGGCTTTAGTAATGTATTTGTGGAGGCTGGAGCTGGTATAGTTTATGACTCAAAAAGCGAAAGAGAATACGCTGAAATTTGTCATAAGCGAGCAAGCGTGCTAAATGTATTTAAAAATAACGCAAAAGAGTTTTAG
- a CDS encoding class I SAM-dependent methyltransferase: MNKTKKAYDEIPYFSAAFSDCSPVRIEAVAKFLGLKAASLKEARVLELGSSYGGNILPFAISHKNAKVVGIDISSHQVTEGNKVAKQIGLENFTLLERNFLHMNESDIKELGKFDYIIAHGVYSWVSPNIRDALLATIKALLSKDGIAYVSYNTYPGWKSLDILRDFMLFVSSGNDSKEALARVKSELNFLQDYLKFSLQNQSDVVYKDSMKLLLTQLNFLQSIIAKGNDYYILHDFLEASNEPTYFHKFAKHIDKHGLCYVIDASLNDIFASSTGIYRFDAHIEQNYNSRIKKEQLNDFLFNRSFRKSLIAHKERLGGAEDFDAVLGESELDRIYFAYFSEQPRTKTQEILSKSYPQSLNLSEVKTALGENANEAFVGLLEILNDQNTKISSSKLKALTYEPSKTKLKPRAAAYLKYFLNASSPVISLANELNGKLSLSHEEIKIALKFDGKASLKDIAKSVNLSKDELDKLAFKLSEAYFFEEI, from the coding sequence ATGAATAAAACAAAGAAAGCTTACGATGAAATTCCTTATTTCTCGGCCGCATTTAGCGACTGCTCGCCAGTTAGGATAGAGGCGGTTGCTAAATTTCTGGGGCTTAAAGCAGCTAGTCTAAAAGAGGCTAGGGTGCTTGAGCTTGGCTCATCATATGGCGGCAATATCTTGCCATTTGCAATTTCACATAAAAATGCAAAAGTCGTTGGTATCGACATCTCAAGCCATCAAGTGACCGAAGGTAACAAGGTGGCAAAGCAGATAGGTTTAGAAAATTTTACTCTGCTTGAGCGAAATTTTTTGCACATGAACGAAAGCGATATAAAAGAGCTTGGGAAATTTGACTATATTATCGCTCATGGCGTTTATAGCTGGGTGAGCCCAAATATAAGAGATGCGCTGCTTGCCACGATAAAGGCGCTACTTAGCAAGGATGGCATCGCTTATGTTTCGTATAATACCTATCCTGGCTGGAAGAGCCTTGATATTTTAAGAGATTTTATGCTTTTTGTAAGCTCAGGTAACGACAGCAAAGAAGCACTTGCTCGCGTAAAAAGCGAGTTAAATTTCTTACAGGATTATTTGAAATTTAGCCTGCAAAACCAAAGTGATGTCGTATACAAAGATAGCATGAAGCTGCTTTTAACACAGCTAAATTTCTTACAAAGCATCATTGCAAAAGGCAATGATTATTATATATTGCATGATTTTTTGGAGGCTAGCAATGAGCCAACTTACTTTCATAAATTTGCTAAACATATCGATAAGCATGGACTTTGCTACGTCATAGACGCTTCGCTAAATGATATCTTTGCAAGCTCAACTGGAATTTACCGCTTTGACGCACATATCGAGCAAAATTACAACTCTCGCATCAAAAAAGAGCAACTAAACGATTTTTTATTTAATAGATCATTTAGAAAAAGCCTCATCGCTCACAAGGAGAGGCTTGGCGGTGCTGAGGACTTTGATGCGGTACTTGGAGAGAGCGAGCTTGATAGGATTTATTTTGCATATTTTAGCGAGCAGCCAAGGACAAAAACGCAAGAAATTTTAAGCAAAAGCTATCCACAAAGCTTAAATTTAAGCGAAGTAAAAACGGCACTTGGCGAGAATGCAAATGAAGCTTTTGTGGGACTGCTTGAAATTTTAAACGATCAAAATACTAAAATTTCTTCCTCAAAACTCAAAGCACTCACATATGAGCCTAGTAAAACCAAACTAAAGCCTAGAGCTGCTGCGTATCTTAAGTATTTTTTAAATGCTAGCTCACCAGTTATCTCTTTGGCAAATGAGCTAAATGGCAAGCTAAGCTTAAGCCATGAAGAGATCAAAATCGCCTTAAAATTTGATGGCAAAGCTAGTTTAAAAGATATCGCAAAGAGCGTAAATTTAAGTAAAGACGAACTAGATAAGCTTGCTTTTAAATTAAGCGAAGCCTACTTTTTTGAGGAAATTTAA
- the serC gene encoding phosphoserine transaminase, whose protein sequence is MSRKINFSAGPSAIPLSVLEHAKAEFTDYRGEGYSIMEISHRSKTFEEIHFGAMEKIRKLYGIGDEYEILFLQGGAHLQFSMIPMNLYQGGRAEYANTGVWTNKAIKEAKVLGVNVNVVASSEDENFSYIPEFKFSDDADYAYICSNNTIYGTQYKAMPKTKSPLVVDASSDFFARPLDFSSIGLLYGGAQKNAGPSGVTIVILRKDLVDRVSSQNVPIFLRYKTHVEANSLYNTPPTFGIYLLNLTMQHLLDLGGLAEVEKINAKKASTLYDIIDSSNGFYVGHAKKSSRSDMNVSFTIPKDHALEPVFVEEALKEGMLGLKGHRHLGGIRASIYNAVSQSDVEKLVEFMREFARKHS, encoded by the coding sequence ATGAGTAGAAAAATCAACTTTAGCGCAGGCCCAAGCGCGATACCACTAAGCGTTTTAGAGCATGCAAAGGCCGAATTTACCGACTACAGAGGCGAGGGCTACTCGATCATGGAGATCAGCCACAGAAGCAAGACCTTTGAGGAGATCCACTTTGGCGCGATGGAGAAGATAAGAAAGCTTTACGGCATCGGTGATGAGTATGAAATTTTATTTTTGCAAGGCGGCGCACACTTGCAATTTAGCATGATACCGATGAATTTATATCAAGGTGGCAGGGCTGAGTACGCAAACACTGGTGTTTGGACAAATAAAGCCATCAAAGAGGCAAAAGTGCTTGGCGTAAATGTGAATGTCGTAGCAAGCAGCGAAGATGAAAATTTCTCTTACATTCCTGAGTTTAAATTTAGCGATGACGCCGACTACGCCTACATCTGCTCAAATAATACGATTTATGGCACACAGTATAAGGCTATGCCAAAGACAAAATCGCCCCTAGTTGTTGATGCTTCGAGCGATTTTTTCGCTAGACCGCTTGATTTTAGCAGTATTGGATTGCTTTATGGCGGCGCTCAGAAAAATGCAGGCCCAAGTGGCGTGACTATCGTCATTTTAAGAAAAGACTTGGTTGATCGCGTGAGCAGCCAAAATGTCCCTATATTTTTGCGCTACAAAACGCACGTAGAGGCAAACTCGCTTTACAACACACCACCAACTTTTGGAATTTATCTTTTAAATTTAACCATGCAGCACCTACTAGATCTTGGCGGACTTGCAGAGGTTGAGAAGATAAATGCCAAAAAAGCAAGCACGCTTTACGACATTATAGATAGCTCAAATGGCTTTTACGTGGGTCACGCTAAAAAATCAAGCAGATCAGATATGAACGTGAGCTTTACGATACCAAAAGATCACGCACTTGAGCCAGTTTTTGTAGAAGAAGCGCTAAAAGAGGGCATGCTAGGGCTAAAAGGTCACAGACATCTTGGCGGCATAAGAGCTTCTATCTACAATGCCGTTAGCCAAAGCGACGTTGAAAAACTTGTCGAGTTTATGAGAGAATTTGCAAGAAAACATAGCTAA
- the xseA gene encoding exodeoxyribonuclease VII large subunit, giving the protein MLSVSELNEKVKALLEATLDYVEVSGEISRLTKHASGHWYFTLKDEKSSISAVMYRMNNQKVKFLPKDGLKVKIYGKVTIYSPSGSYQLVASAMLPDGEGELELAFRQLKEKLENEGLFDIAAKKEIPNLPKKIALVTSATSAALQDMLKVVTSRWKLSEIYIFDALTQGENAPSSLIKALRRADKYGVDVIVLARGGGSKEDLWCFNDEGLAREIYATKTPVISAIGHEIDYVISDFVADRRSLTPSAAMLDLLPDEEAFFQYLDRSSDDLDSALSLKITKKQNLLNVLLSKFSSNALKARIELKFSEVTNKQNALTNAVQRKILVLGSAFNSLEKAYEMRELFFESTKRLIEVRKDGKRVDLRDLKIDDEIELISQNTHKKAIIKE; this is encoded by the coding sequence ATGCTTAGCGTATCTGAGCTAAACGAAAAAGTAAAGGCGCTGCTTGAAGCGACACTTGACTATGTCGAGGTAAGTGGAGAAATTTCGCGCCTTACTAAGCACGCCTCTGGACACTGGTACTTCACGCTAAAGGATGAGAAGTCAAGCATCTCAGCTGTGATGTATCGCATGAACAACCAAAAAGTGAAATTCCTGCCAAAAGATGGGTTAAAAGTAAAAATTTATGGCAAAGTGACTATTTACTCGCCAAGTGGGTCCTATCAGCTAGTGGCAAGTGCGATGCTGCCTGATGGCGAGGGCGAGCTTGAGCTTGCGTTTAGGCAGCTTAAAGAAAAGCTCGAAAATGAGGGGCTTTTTGACATTGCTGCAAAAAAAGAGATACCAAATTTACCTAAAAAAATAGCCCTTGTCACAAGCGCTACTTCGGCGGCGCTTCAGGATATGTTAAAGGTCGTGACGAGCCGTTGGAAATTAAGCGAAATTTATATTTTTGATGCTTTAACTCAAGGTGAAAATGCCCCAAGCTCGCTTATAAAAGCCTTGCGCAGAGCCGATAAATACGGCGTAGATGTGATTGTTTTAGCTAGAGGAGGTGGCAGCAAAGAGGATCTTTGGTGCTTTAACGACGAGGGCTTAGCTCGTGAAATTTACGCTACAAAGACGCCAGTCATAAGCGCTATCGGACACGAGATCGACTACGTTATAAGCGACTTTGTAGCAGACCGCAGATCGCTTACGCCAAGTGCAGCTATGCTTGATCTGCTGCCTGATGAAGAGGCATTTTTTCAGTATCTTGACAGGTCCAGCGATGATCTTGATAGCGCTTTAAGCTTAAAGATCACCAAAAAGCAAAATTTGCTAAATGTTCTTCTTTCTAAATTTTCATCAAATGCTCTAAAAGCTAGGATCGAGCTAAAATTTAGCGAGGTGACAAACAAGCAAAATGCCCTAACAAACGCCGTGCAAAGAAAAATTTTAGTCCTTGGCTCAGCATTTAACTCACTAGAGAAGGCTTATGAGATGAGGGAGCTCTTTTTTGAGAGTACAAAAAGGCTTATCGAGGTTAGAAAAGACGGCAAGAGAGTTGATCTTAGGGATTTAAAAATAGACGATGAGATCGAGCTTATCTCGCAAAATACACATAAAAAAGCAATTATCAAGGAGTAA
- a CDS encoding response regulator, with protein MKNNKFYILLAPIIISAIFCAYSGNESYKKFTDLKDLNEKLYKQSLVFQTIRSVIQEHDTLIGKSQEDIRKLRDSTLKNTQKFINSIRKDDRTEIRNVNKLKELLANLNQNDKFDELFYEFFQNINGEIDSDFKQDLDRDFPLIIKAYATTLSKIYNQLSLANNTKYYVKNIFINGPLFSINNNVRENIYSVKDNAPNLDMLPKSELKENIYKDFNQFEANYQAKKIREAKAKIAFSEKLNIEDIILIKQYEDDKFILLLDSAINIKNELLELTESEKISYGIKTFFEFLLCGLLILSLLSISARLKFLKVLIDKSKYISNYILSSKETSADNAISKLIKTYEDLKETYIKDSSFFQIKDRYILSVSKKLESINKEIFTSTAALKIETNNSKKQAFIDTIEKNANIMTSLYNNAKNISNVKKYSECNKTEIFDPQKSFEEILQANIVYSQSKKINFISYLDPSLTNELEGNLNSLKTAFNSIFLASLSMSLRHQNIIITIKKVQKEFDRSGLCSVSFSIKNSSAAMSEKQISDIFSDDENSLNNDESEFYLKIAQIYLKNLESKLEINSFPSIGNEFKFVVIFKTTSNYKDFDIKCNHKLAFLQDVNIAYNEAFEQTTKDLGLKVDMLTSTSPSITKNYDAIFLRNTNKQGQDIKNPLILKDPLTPLSITRLLCLGEADIMNKNLNDKPKILICDTNEIYIDITASGFSKFNCEVVGVCNKKDLKQAIKQGDFDLIFVGSKFFEAEKNSLQKNLDLIKTAIQNAKIPIILMLSNTSNIDGESVKEYFNAYIKTPINSDELAQIFRKFLPNFGEIAIDENYLAKSENIILFKKSPMENKIFSSALGEFYNTLETTNSFDELLTKIKTKTYGIVLIDENVKGFNYEELTRVVDKIRQSQKIDTRVLIFGTQERSEFPFVKVLAKNITKAELSATVREQIDSMGTSYAKSSYEFIKFNA; from the coding sequence ATGAAAAATAATAAATTTTATATATTGTTAGCGCCAATAATAATTTCAGCGATCTTTTGCGCATATAGTGGAAATGAAAGCTATAAAAAATTTACAGATCTAAAAGATCTAAATGAAAAACTATATAAACAATCCTTAGTATTTCAAACTATAAGATCTGTAATACAAGAGCACGATACGCTAATAGGCAAAAGCCAAGAAGATATAAGAAAGTTGCGAGATAGCACCTTAAAAAATACACAAAAATTTATAAATTCTATAAGAAAAGACGATCGCACCGAGATACGAAATGTAAATAAATTAAAAGAATTGCTAGCAAATCTCAACCAAAATGATAAATTTGATGAACTATTTTACGAATTTTTCCAAAATATAAATGGAGAAATAGATAGCGATTTTAAACAAGATTTAGACCGAGACTTTCCGCTTATAATAAAAGCTTATGCCACAACTTTAAGTAAAATTTACAATCAACTCTCTTTAGCAAACAACACTAAATACTACGTAAAAAATATCTTTATAAATGGCCCTTTATTTTCAATAAACAATAATGTGAGAGAAAATATATATTCCGTAAAAGACAACGCGCCAAATCTTGATATGCTTCCAAAAAGTGAGCTAAAAGAGAATATTTACAAAGACTTTAACCAGTTTGAAGCCAACTATCAAGCTAAAAAAATAAGAGAAGCTAAAGCCAAGATCGCATTTTCTGAAAAACTAAATATCGAAGATATTATCTTAATCAAACAGTATGAAGATGATAAATTTATACTTTTATTAGATAGTGCCATAAACATAAAAAATGAGCTACTAGAACTTACCGAGAGCGAGAAAATAAGCTATGGTATAAAGACCTTTTTTGAGTTTTTGCTTTGTGGCTTGCTCATTTTATCTTTGCTTAGCATTTCTGCTAGGTTGAAATTTTTAAAGGTGCTTATCGATAAGTCAAAATACATATCAAACTATATCCTATCATCAAAAGAGACAAGTGCGGATAATGCGATATCAAAGCTCATAAAAACTTATGAAGATCTAAAAGAAACCTATATAAAAGATAGCAGCTTTTTTCAGATAAAAGATAGATATATTTTATCAGTGAGCAAGAAGTTAGAGTCCATTAATAAAGAAATTTTTACATCGACTGCGGCTTTAAAAATAGAAACAAATAATAGCAAAAAGCAAGCATTTATAGACACGATAGAAAAAAATGCAAATATCATGACTTCGCTTTATAACAATGCTAAAAATATCTCAAATGTTAAAAAATATAGCGAATGCAATAAAACCGAGATATTTGATCCTCAAAAAAGCTTTGAAGAAATTTTGCAAGCAAATATCGTCTATTCGCAAAGCAAAAAGATAAATTTTATAAGCTACCTTGATCCAAGCCTTACAAATGAACTAGAAGGAAATCTAAATTCATTAAAAACCGCATTTAACTCTATCTTTTTGGCATCTTTATCAATGTCTTTAAGACATCAAAATATTATCATCACTATCAAAAAAGTTCAAAAAGAGTTTGATAGAAGTGGACTTTGTTCTGTAAGCTTTAGCATAAAAAATAGCTCAGCTGCCATGAGCGAAAAGCAAATTTCAGATATATTTTCAGATGATGAGAATAGCTTAAATAATGATGAGAGCGAGTTTTATCTAAAAATCGCTCAAATTTATTTAAAAAATTTAGAAAGTAAGCTAGAGATTAACTCGTTTCCAAGTATCGGAAATGAGTTTAAATTTGTAGTCATTTTTAAAACAACATCAAACTATAAAGACTTTGATATAAAATGCAATCATAAATTAGCATTCTTGCAAGACGTAAATATCGCTTACAACGAAGCTTTTGAGCAGACCACAAAAGACCTTGGGCTCAAAGTGGATATGCTAACAAGTACTAGTCCATCTATTACAAAAAATTATGATGCTATATTTTTAAGAAATACCAATAAGCAAGGTCAAGATATTAAAAATCCGCTCATTTTAAAAGATCCATTAACTCCATTAAGCATCACAAGGCTACTTTGCTTAGGCGAAGCTGATATTATGAATAAAAATTTAAACGATAAACCAAAAATTTTAATCTGCGATACTAACGAAATTTACATAGATATAACAGCAAGTGGCTTTAGTAAATTTAACTGTGAAGTTGTTGGGGTTTGCAATAAAAAAGATCTAAAACAAGCCATAAAGCAAGGCGATTTTGACCTTATATTTGTTGGCTCAAAATTTTTCGAAGCTGAAAAAAATAGCCTTCAAAAAAATCTTGATCTTATAAAAACAGCCATACAAAATGCGAAAATTCCAATTATACTAATGCTTTCAAATACTTCAAATATAGATGGAGAGAGTGTCAAAGAATACTTCAATGCCTATATAAAAACGCCAATAAATAGCGACGAACTGGCTCAAATTTTTAGAAAATTTTTGCCAAATTTTGGCGAGATTGCAATAGATGAAAACTATCTGGCAAAAAGCGAAAATATTATTTTATTTAAGAAATCGCCAATGGAAAATAAAATATTTAGCTCAGCTTTAGGGGAATTTTACAACACACTTGAAACCACAAATAGCTTTGATGAGCTATTAACAAAGATAAAAACCAAAACTTACGGTATCGTTCTTATAGATGAAAACGTAAAAGGCTTCAACTATGAAGAGCTAACAAGAGTTGTTGATAAGATAAGACAAAGCCAAAAGATTGATACAAGAGTGCTGATATTTGGCACACAAGAAAGAAGTGAATTTCCTTTTGTGAAAGTGCTAGCCAAAAATATCACAAAAGCAGAGCTTTCAGCTACCGTAAGAGAGCAAATCGATTCTATGGGCACTAGCTACGCTAAAAGCTCCTATGAATTTATTAAGTTTAACGCCTAA